The region tgacaaagaaagtcttggtaaatttgatgcaaaagcagatgaaggtgtttttctaggctatgctacacaaagtcatgcatatagagtctataataagagattgatgactatTGAAGAgcctatgcatgttgtatttgatgaaactaacccaaagttgcaagatcaagtgtaAAAGAATACAGATGAAGAAGATCTACTGCAGGAGCAGATTTCTGCTGCAGAAAAGCCTTCTACTACAGGAAATCAAtcggctgaaaaggaaaaatagttgATCAAAAAGCTGTAGACAGCAACTTGCCtaaggattggatccagcctaaaggtttatcaaaggacaacatcataggtgatatcaaataGGGAGTATATACTAGACATAgaattgtattttgtgaacatgttgcttttgtatctcaaattgaacctaaaaatgtgaatgatgctttgaacgATGGTACTTGAATTGTTgttatgcaagatgaactcaatcaattcacaagaaatgatgtgtggtttctagtgcctaagagtgatgatatgaatataattggaactaaatggatttttagaaacaaaaatggatgaagatggtaatattgtaatgAACGAAGCTAGGCTagtttgattttgatgaaacatatgcacctgtagctaggctagaagctatgaggttattgttagcatatgcatgcatgtgtaatttcgaactttctcaaatggatgtgaaaagtgcattcttgaatggtttcttaaatgaagaattgtatgtatcacaacctcctggctTTGAAGATCACCTTTATCCTAATTATgtcttcaaattgaaaaaaggctttatatggtttaaaacaagcaccacgacagtggtatgagaggttaagaaactttcttttatctaaaggatatgctagaggtgttgttgataaaacacttttcattaagaagcatgcaagtgatgtaatacttgttcaagtatacgtagatgatataatctttggatcaaataataacttcatgtgtgaagagtttgttgcagctatgcagggagaatttgagatgtctacGATGGGTGTGCAAGCCTACTTCCTAGGGATGCAAGTGAAGAAACTCAAGCATGGGACATTTTTAATCcagtcaaaatattgttttgatctactaaaaaagttcaaaatggaggattgcaaagaggCTGCCACTCTAATTGCTACAAACTGCCTTATAGATGCAGATGAAGCTAAAAAccaagttgattcaaccaaatatagagggttaattGGTTCCTTGCTATATCTAACTACTAGTAGACTGGATATACAGTTTGGTGTTTGCTTGTGTGcaaggtttcaatccaatccaaaggaatcGCACTTCAATGCTGCAAAACGGATTCTCAAGTATCTGAAAGGGACAACAAATGTTGGATTatggaaaagcacaagtggtacatgCCATCTACGTGGATCaagcctaatctcatggaatagcaagaagCAAGCATGTGTAGCACTCTTTATAGCTGAGGCTGAGTACATAGCAGCTGgacatgcatgtgctcaaagcatatggttgaagcatcaacttatggattatggtgtaaagctagagaaggtacctctttattgtgataatacaagtgcaatccagcattctaaaactaaacacattgaacTCAGGCTTAATTTCATAAGAGATCATATTCGAAATGGTGATATTGATATCATAtttgtgaaaactgaaaacaatTGGTGGATTTATTCACTAAACCACTTGCACGTGATAGATTCAATAAGCTTAGAACTGAATTAGGTATTCTTGACATGAAGAATGTATGTTGATATCTGTTTggcttgttaatcttattagaTCATGTGTATATCGCATTTAAAGTGGtgaaatctgcataatttgaaaactgCCAGTATTTCAGTTAGCTAAATTTGCAAtttcaacacatagatttcatttaaaatgtcaaaatctgCATAATATGTGTTCTGGAACTGTTTCAATCTGCTAAATCTCACAAAACAAcacatatatttgatttaaattggTGTGGTGTGAATTTCGTGAAATGTTAACTTTTTAGTCAGCTAAAACTGCAAATTTAACACATACATTTCACTTAAAACTGTCATTacaccaaaaataatttttttggttcAGTTTTAGTCGACTAActctgtattttttaaaatcacttatgctAATATGGATTTGCTTGAAtggattttaattgattgacctAGTCAAAGTATGCATCACATG is a window of Vigna unguiculata cultivar IT97K-499-35 chromosome 4, ASM411807v1, whole genome shotgun sequence DNA encoding:
- the LOC114180622 gene encoding uncharacterized protein LOC114180622, with the protein product MEDCKEAATLIATNCLIDADEAKNQVDSTKYRGLIGSLLYLTTSRLDIQFGVCLCARFQSNPKESHFNAAKRILKYLKGTTNVGLWKSTSGTCHLRGSSLISWNSKKQACVALFIAEAEYIAAGHAYHVYIAFKVVKSA